The DNA sequence AGATAGCTGAAGTACAAGTAAATAAATTTACATCATTTTCCGTTCCATTAATCTGGGAAGCGAATGGGGAAGTATCAAAAACTTCTTTGGCAGATTTTGACCGGGGCTTCAGATGCCAACATCTTTTTTGGCGATTTACGCCAATTGCTGCTCCGTTTGGGTTGTGCTGAACGGTAAAGGGGAAGTCATCTTATTTTTAGAAAAGCGGGCATTGAAGAAAAAATCAATTTGCCGAGAGACGACAACAAGGCCAAGGAATACCAAGTGCGGCAAGTTCGTTCAGTTATATTAAAGTATAAACCGGGAGAGAATCTCTAAGATGTCACGCTATGAAATTATTATCTATTGGAGCAACGAAGACGGCGTCTTTGTGGCCGAAGTCCCAGAACTCCCCGGCTGTATGGCCCATGGCGACACCGAGGAATTGGCCCTTACCAATATTAAAGAGGCTATCCAGTTGTGGATTGACACCGCCACGGAATTCGGCGACCCCATCCCTGAGCCCAAAGGACGGCGGCTGATGTACGCCTGACTAGGCAAAATGATTGAAAGAATTGCTAAGAGATGATCGTGTTAAATTTAAGGAAATTACATCATGCAGATAACCTATGATCCCCGTTACAATATTGCTTATGTGCGCCTGCAGGAAAAGACCTCCCAGGTGGAGACCATCCGGGTCAGCGAAGAGTTAAACATTGATATGGCCCCCGACGGCACGATCTACGGTATAGAGCTGCTGAACGCCAATTCCCAGCTCTTAGGAGCGGATGCTGGAAAACTGGTGGTGATTAATGAGGTGCTAGACCGCCGCCAAGAAGTGAACCTGGTTTAAGGGTAACCTCGTTTTCAGGCCTTGTTCCCAAGATCCTGCCTGGAAACACAATTGCCCGCCAAGCTCCCGCTGGGCCACAAAAATCATCGGGCGGGCCGCGCCCGCCGCACTCTGCTTTTTTGCGCCTGCTTCCCAAATGTTACATGGGAGCCCAGTTAGGCTCAACGCTAGGCCTTGCCATTGGTATAAGCAGCGTTGGGCGGGAAAGCAAAAGCGCATCCCGCCTTTCATTACTTTTTTAATCACTTCATCGCTGCTTGTAGTTTGGAATCGACTAGCCCGCTTTATTCATGATATTTTGAAAAAGATAGCTAACTCATTTTAATGCCATGGATTAACAGACTTACCTGAAATACAGACTGTTTTTTTGCACAGGCTGGAAAGCCTGTGCCACCGGGTATATGGGATTTTGGTGAATTATCCGGGCTAGGTTGGATAAAATCTCCCACCGGGTTCGTCCCGCCCCCCAAGTACGCGTTGGGGGAGGTCTTCCCCCGAAAAAAAAAGGCAGGGTCACGGGGACCCTGCGCTGCCGGCTGCCTGAGAACGCTGGAGCGTGCAGGCTAACGGGATATTTTGCGGCGTAGGCCCAAGAGTCTCACCAAACCGGTTCCCAGCAGCCACAGGGCCCCGGGCACGGGAACGGCGCTGGCGGCAATGTGCAGGTCATCGATCATGACCCAGTCATAAGTACCCGAAACATTGGTCAACAAAGCATAGGCGATGTTGCTGGCGGCGATGCCGTAAAACTCCCCGGCGCTACTGGCATGGGTGATGGGCAGGCTGTAGGATTCGATGGCAGTGTCGCTGGCGTCATAGGCGGTCAAGGCCCATTGATAATCCGAGGCGCCCCAGTGGAAGCCAAAGGCCGAGGTTCCCCCGCCAAAGCCTATCTTTAAGGCAGAGAAGCCTTCATCGCTATACGTGCCGTTGTCCAGGTACTGGCCGGTCATGTTCCATTGACCGCTATAGGTGCTGTCAAACCAAAAATGGTTATCCACCGCGATATAACTCTGATTGGGAGGCAATAGATGATACGCAGCGATCCAATCCCCTGGAATCCACATGGACATATCATCCACATAGGCGCCGGACAGGGCGGAGTCGCCGGTACTGGTGATGAAATAGCCATAGGCGGGGGTGAAGGACATCAGGGCGACAACGACGGCGGCCAACACGGTCATTTTTTTAAACATAACCAATCCTCCTTGTTTGTTTGATACATTTAGTTGTTTTCTCAGACAGCCGGGAGAATGGGGCGCCGAAGCAATCACCCTTGCCCTCGCTCTCAAATAAGGCAATTTACGTGCCAAGATATCTTGGCAATTCGGTTAATTCCTCCTGATCCTTCGTAGGCCCAACAGACGCAGAAGCCCGGAACCGAGGAGCCACACCGCCCCGGGAAGGGGAATAGCATTCACCCTGACATTATCAAGTCCAGTAGTGTCTCCGGTGCCGGTGCCGCCCCTCAGATCCCCTAAAATTTTGAGGGCCGTCACGTTTTGCAAGATATTGCTAAAAGTATCTCCCACCTCGGTGAAATTGGCATCGGTTAAAGCCACCGTAAACGTGGTCCATACCCCCTTGGCAGGTTCGTTGGCGACCCCCCAATACATGTAATTGCTGCCGCTCCAGATTTCGATATTGTGCTCGTGCTGGTTGGCATTATTGTTGATGGGCACAATATCATAGGAAATGCTGCCGCCGATATACCCGCTCCAATTTCCATCCCAGCCGTTAGGGGAGACAAAGCGCCACCAGCTGCCGGCGTTGTCATAGGCTTGAATAAAGCCGGGGCTGGTCCAGCTTGGGGAGGTTGCTCCCTCGGTGGTCCAGTTTTCCGTATCGCTGTCAAAGGTGCTGACCAGGGTGGCCTGGGCCATGCCTCCCAGGCCCAAGAGAAAGACCGATACCATAACTAAGATGGACCATCTCTTCATGACGCTGTCCTCCTTATGTATACATTGGCGCAATAAGGTTTTTCTCCCAAAAACCAACTCCAATAACTTTCCCGGAAACCCGGCCATCCCCTTTTAAAACCCGCCGGCCTGCCGTCCCCTGTCGCACGGTGGGTTTGGCTTTGCTTCCATACAATTATCAAGCAATGATCATGCCATCACGACACTTTAAAATATCTACATAAATATGCTAATTAATTGAATATGTTATAATCTATCGCCCGATATACATAATTTATTAAATGTTCAATTATTTAAATATAATGTTTGTTATTTTGAACATAGCCTTCTCGGTGGCCTACGATGAGACCGCCCGAGCCCGTGGCGTGATAAAGCACCGCGCCTCCGCCTTGCCAGTTTACGGGCAAGAACCTTTGTTCCAAGTCTTGTTCCCAAACTCCCGGGGGCCACAAAAATCATCGGGCGGGCCGCGCCCGCCATCCCTTAATCACTTCCCCTATACGCCCCTGTCCGGCCATCCGTTCGCCCCCCCAAGAAATATCCTTGCCAGCCGAGCCGGGAAGGGCGTATCATAACCACCACGGATGCGGAGGACGGTGCAATGGTCGGTTGGTGGAAATTGGTGCCGGAAATCCTGCTGTGGCCCGCGGCAATCGCCCTGGCCGCCGGGTTCGCCTGGCTGCTGTATCAACTGGTGGAAAAGTGGGAGACAGTCATTACATTTACCAAAAAAAACGTCCTATACGCCGGGGCCGGCCTTCTTATTATTGTTCTGTTCTGGCTCATGTATTTATGGATAGA is a window from the Desulfobacca acetoxidans DSM 11109 genome containing:
- a CDS encoding type II toxin-antitoxin system HicB family antitoxin, with product MSRYEIIIYWSNEDGVFVAEVPELPGCMAHGDTEELALTNIKEAIQLWIDTATEFGDPIPEPKGRRLMYA
- a CDS encoding DUF2283 domain-containing protein, coding for MQITYDPRYNIAYVRLQEKTSQVETIRVSEELNIDMAPDGTIYGIELLNANSQLLGADAGKLVVINEVLDRRQEVNLV
- a CDS encoding PEP-CTERM sorting domain-containing protein encodes the protein MFKKMTVLAAVVVALMSFTPAYGYFITSTGDSALSGAYVDDMSMWIPGDWIAAYHLLPPNQSYIAVDNHFWFDSTYSGQWNMTGQYLDNGTYSDEGFSALKIGFGGGTSAFGFHWGASDYQWALTAYDASDTAIESYSLPITHASSAGEFYGIAASNIAYALLTNVSGTYDWVMIDDLHIAASAVPVPGALWLLGTGLVRLLGLRRKISR